The following proteins are co-located in the Gemmatimonadales bacterium genome:
- a CDS encoding dihydrofolate reductase family protein gives MFVLTHYPRATVRMAGETEFHFITGGIQAALTEAFAAAGNLDVRLGGGVAGIREYLAAALIDELHLAVRPILLGSGEHLFTGLDLRALGYECERSVAGERATHVFLRKRG, from the coding sequence GTGTTCGTGCTGACCCATTATCCGCGAGCGACGGTGAGGATGGCGGGCGAAACGGAATTTCACTTCATCACCGGCGGCATCCAAGCCGCGCTCACGGAAGCATTCGCCGCCGCCGGCAATCTCGACGTACGCCTCGGCGGCGGTGTTGCGGGCATTCGGGAATACCTGGCCGCCGCGCTGATCGATGAGCTGCATCTCGCCGTCCGGCCGATCCTGCTCGGCTCGGGCGAGCATCTCTTCACCGGCCTTGACCTGCGCGCCCTGGGCTACGAATGCGAGCGCTCAGTGGCCGGGGAGCGTGCGACACACGTCTTTCTCCGGAAGCGTGGATGA
- a CDS encoding GNAT family N-acetyltransferase, producing the protein MPFDRQPVLRGELLELRPLHADDFEALYRVASDPLLWAQHPERDRYKAATFRAFFADALGSGGALVALDRANGRIIGSSRYFGYDPERSVVEIGWSFLARAYWGGLYNGEMKRLMLEHAFASVQRVILIIGPENRRSQRAAEKIGAVRAGTMTNARGEERLVYELTPALYAGRRHQ; encoded by the coding sequence GTGCCGTTTGATCGGCAGCCCGTGCTCCGCGGAGAGCTCCTCGAGCTGCGGCCGCTCCACGCGGACGACTTCGAGGCGCTTTATCGGGTCGCATCCGATCCACTTCTCTGGGCGCAGCACCCGGAGCGAGATCGCTACAAGGCGGCGACGTTCCGGGCGTTCTTCGCCGATGCGCTCGGGTCAGGTGGCGCGCTCGTCGCCCTCGACCGAGCCAATGGCCGGATCATCGGCTCGTCGCGCTACTTCGGCTACGATCCGGAGCGCAGCGTCGTCGAGATCGGCTGGTCATTTCTCGCGCGCGCGTACTGGGGCGGTCTGTACAACGGCGAGATGAAACGCCTGATGCTGGAGCACGCCTTCGCGTCGGTGCAGCGCGTCATCCTCATCATCGGGCCGGAGAATCGGCGAAGCCAGCGGGCCGCGGAGAAGATCGGCGCGGTGCGCGCCGGCACGATGACGAATGCGCGGGGAGAGGAACGTCTGGTATACGAGCTCACGCCGGCGCTCTATGCAGGCCGACGGCACCAATAG
- a CDS encoding DinB family protein codes for MNRTGGVIPDLRDTVLDTWRTSNRVTVFLVEQLSPAVWVGAIPGAPRRSIRMIAGHLHNSRCMWIKTLGQELGIAVPRSVDRRQVGRAELVRALDRSSRGILSLLELGIEHGGRIPAASTYIWRNLPLDVGHVLGYFVAHEAHHRGQIVMAARALGHRLPPAVTEGLWQWTKRGAEAKAAGTAP; via the coding sequence GTGAACCGGACCGGCGGCGTGATCCCCGACCTGCGCGATACGGTCCTCGATACCTGGCGGACCAGCAATCGGGTGACCGTCTTTCTGGTCGAGCAGCTCTCGCCCGCGGTGTGGGTCGGCGCGATTCCGGGTGCGCCCCGCCGCAGCATCCGAATGATCGCGGGTCACCTGCACAACAGCCGATGCATGTGGATCAAGACGCTCGGTCAGGAGCTCGGCATCGCGGTGCCGCGCAGCGTCGATCGCCGGCAGGTCGGGCGCGCCGAGCTGGTGCGGGCGCTCGATCGGAGCAGCCGGGGAATCCTGAGCCTCCTCGAACTCGGTATCGAGCATGGCGGCAGGATCCCGGCCGCTTCGACCTACATCTGGCGCAATCTTCCGCTCGACGTGGGGCACGTGCTGGGCTACTTCGTCGCGCACGAGGCGCACCACCGGGGCCAAATCGTGATGGCGGCCCGCGCGCTGGGCCACCGACTCCCGCCGGCGGTGACCGAAGGCCTCTGGCAGTGGACGAAGCGCGGAGCGGAGGCAAAGGCCGCGGGAACGGCTCCATGA
- a CDS encoding cupin domain-containing protein produces MTQTQPIVVQPGEGRDLHAFGDVISVMLGGAETNQKLTVMFDTTPPGAGPPPHVHSREDELFLVVDGRVSFFVNGGWTEAGPGSAVYLPRGSAHCYKNTGTTPSRQWILTTPSGFEQFFARCADEFARASGPDMEHIVGFAREQGIEFLAQS; encoded by the coding sequence ATGACCCAAACGCAGCCAATCGTCGTCCAGCCGGGCGAGGGCCGAGACCTGCACGCCTTCGGCGACGTGATCTCGGTCATGCTCGGCGGCGCGGAAACCAATCAGAAACTGACGGTCATGTTCGACACCACGCCACCCGGCGCCGGTCCGCCACCCCACGTGCATAGCAGAGAAGACGAACTGTTTCTTGTGGTCGACGGCCGCGTCAGCTTCTTCGTGAATGGAGGCTGGACGGAGGCGGGGCCGGGCAGCGCGGTGTACTTGCCGCGCGGCTCCGCGCACTGCTACAAGAACACGGGCACGACGCCGAGCCGGCAGTGGATCCTCACCACGCCCTCGGGGTTCGAGCAGTTCTTCGCGCGCTGTGCCGACGAGTTCGCCCGCGCGAGCGGTCCGGACATGGAGCACATCGTCGGCTTCGCCCGCGAGCAGGGGATCGAATTCCTCGCCCAGAGTTGA
- a CDS encoding pyridoxamine 5'-phosphate oxidase family protein: protein MQSPSRQSGNMVRRPTRSVRSAMTTSELLAFMREQRLAVQASAGPGNTVQAALVGIAVTDSFELVFDTLDTTRKAQNLRRAPSVGFVLGGWHAGDERTVQYEGIADQPAGDDLDRLKAAYFHVWPDGRARQSWPGLIYIRARPTWIRYSEFNRNPPTIVEFTARELGAPPAKQC, encoded by the coding sequence ATGCAGTCGCCGTCCCGGCAATCCGGCAATATGGTGAGAAGGCCAACCCGCTCCGTGCGCAGCGCTATGACGACCTCAGAATTGCTCGCATTCATGCGTGAACAGCGGCTTGCCGTACAGGCCTCGGCCGGCCCGGGGAATACGGTCCAGGCGGCGCTGGTCGGCATCGCCGTCACCGACTCGTTCGAGCTCGTCTTCGATACGCTGGATACGACGCGTAAGGCACAAAACCTTCGTCGCGCTCCCAGCGTCGGCTTTGTCCTTGGCGGCTGGCATGCGGGCGACGAGCGCACGGTCCAATACGAAGGCATCGCCGACCAGCCGGCGGGAGACGACCTCGACAGACTCAAGGCCGCATACTTCCACGTCTGGCCCGATGGCCGGGCGCGCCAGTCGTGGCCCGGGCTCATCTACATTCGTGCGCGCCCCACCTGGATTCGCTACAGCGAATTCAATCGCAACCCACCCACGATCGTGGAATTTACCGCCAGGGAGCTGGGCGCTCCGCCGGCCAAGCAATGCTGA
- a CDS encoding ACT domain-containing protein, with product MSLSLEMLPDVLAICRLAPDAAVPSWAAQASRFITISRTPEELSITTVQDLVPPEVRSERNYRALRVRGTLPLDLIGVLAAIAVPLADAGLSIFAISTFETDYVLIRADDMEAAVRALEQAGHRVEG from the coding sequence GTGAGCCTCTCGCTCGAGATGCTGCCGGATGTGCTGGCGATCTGTCGGCTCGCTCCGGACGCAGCCGTCCCGAGCTGGGCGGCGCAGGCGAGCCGGTTCATCACGATCAGCCGCACGCCCGAGGAGCTGTCGATCACGACAGTGCAGGACCTCGTGCCGCCAGAGGTCCGGTCCGAGCGCAACTACCGGGCATTGCGGGTGCGGGGCACGCTGCCGCTCGATTTGATCGGCGTTCTGGCGGCGATCGCGGTGCCGCTCGCGGATGCGGGGTTGAGCATCTTCGCGATCTCGACGTTCGAGACGGACTACGTGCTGATTCGCGCGGACGATATGGAGGCGGCGGTGCGCGCGCTCGAGCAGGCGGGGCACCGGGTGGAGGGGTGA